The Natronogracilivirga saccharolytica DNA segment GCAGATAAGTGACCTGTACCGGTCCGGCGCACTGTCGGATATGCGTACTTCAGCAAGAATAAAGTGGGAACAGGAGTTCCGGCTTGAAAGCAACTATCAAAAGTTTGCCGATTTTCTTTATTTTGAACTATGACCTCGCACCCGCTGCTTTTTCCCTGCAAAAAGATATTTTGTTACACAGCGATAATACTATCATACAGGGAACCATAAGATGATCAAAAAACTCCTGCTTTCCCTCCTTTTTTTACTGGCTTGCCTTGTTTCCGCTCAAGCTTCGACACCCACTGTGGCAATCAATGAAGTGATGGCATCCAACGGATCCACCGTGTTCGATGAGGACGGCGATGCCGAAGACTGGATTGAACTCTACAATTACGGTGATGAACCTGTTGACCTGCAATGGTTCGGGTTATCGGATGACTATGAAAATCCATACCGCTGGATTTTTCCCGATGTTACTATCGATCCCGGCGAGTTTCTGCTGATCTGGGCTTCCGGCAAAGACCGGACGGATCCCGACCAGCCGCTGCACACCAATTTTGCCATTGCATCCGCAGGCGAGGAAGTTCTGCTCACTTCGGTCGACGGTGAGCGTATCGACGAACTGCAACCGCTAAAACTTCCAACCGATCTCTCTGTCGGGCGCAAACCCGACGGTGTCGGTGACTGGTATTTTTTTGAAGACCCCACCCCCGGTCTGCCCAACACAACAGAAGGATACCAGCAGGTGCTTACGGAACCGGTGTTCAGTAAACCACCCGGGCACCACACCGGATCCATCGAACTCGATCTGACCCACCCCGATGATCATGTAACAATTTATTACACTACCGACGGAAGCCGGCCGGACAGCGATTCCGACGTCTGGGAGGGACCGAAAACATTACAAGACCGCACCAGTGAACCGAATGACATTTCGATGATCCGCACAACCAATTCCGACACGCGCTCGGAAGGATGGAATGAACCCGGCGGACCGGTGCCCAAAGCCCATACTATCCGGGCCATAGCCAAACGTGATGGTCATCTGCCAAGCGCTGTAAACACCCACAGTTTTTTTATCGATGAAAACGGGTCGGTATCTCATGGGCTGCCGGTGTTTTCACTTGTCACGGACCCGGAACATCTGTTTGACCACGAAACCGGTATTTATGTTCCCGGAGCAGACGGCGAATCGGGTGAAGTTCATCACGGAAATTTTGAAAACCGTGGACACGATTGGGAGCGAAAAACGTCTCTCGAGTTTTTTGAGACAGATGGCAAGCGGGTACTGGCCACAGATATGGGACTCCGCATTCACGGCGGATGGTCCCGTCGCAATGCTCAGAAGTCCGTCCGGATATATGCAAGAAACGAATACGGAGACAACAGGTTTTACTACTCATTTTTTCCCGATCTTCCTTACAATCAATACAACCGGCTTATCCTTCGCAATTCCGGCAATGACTGGGCTTACAGCCTGTTCCGCGACGGCCTGGCGCAAACGCTGATCTCTCATCTTAACTTTGACACCCAGGAGTACCGGCCGTCCGTAGTCTATATCAACGGCGAATACTGGGGCATTCACAATATCCGGGAACGGTATGACCAACACTACCTGAAACGTGTTTACGGCTTGCAGGAAGATGAAGGATCAGTTGCATTCTCTGGGGAGAAGCCAGTTTTAGGCATAAATTTTTGAAAGACGGAAGAGAAAGAATTCAGCATCTGTCACACCACGTTGTATAGCCCGGAACTGCTTGACCTTGGCATTGAAAGATTCGGCTGATGCATTGGTGGACCGGTTCAAAAAGAAGTTTGCGATATTCTCAAGATAATGCTCAATGGTGTAAGCCATGCGCCGGAAGCCTTTGATTTTATGCTTCTTTGACTGGGCAATCCACTGTTGGAGTTGCTCTTTGCCATGAATTCGATTCTGCTGTTTTTTATAGATTTGATTTAGCTTGAGCCTGTGATCGTGAGCTTGTTTCAGCTCCGGATACTGCTCAAAAAGTATCTTCATGCGCATCTGTTGATTCAAGGTCCATTTGCCGGAATGCTTGAACAGCGCATACCGGCTTCGGGCCAAGAGTTGTTTGCGAGTATCACCGTTATGAAATACTTCCGGCCGATAGGATTCTCCTTGCTTTTTAGCCTCTTTAATGGCCTCGTTTTCGGCTTCTATGGCCTCCCAGCGCAGTTTTACACGAAGGTGTTGAAGGACTTCGTGTCCGAGTTTTTCTACGTGAAAGCGGTCTATGACCAAATCGGCATTGGGAAACAGCTCGCGTACGGCTCCGGCCATGTTCTCGGCCATATCCAGGGTGACTTCTTGGACCTGCATGCGTTTATGCTGCGGGATCCGACTGATTTGAGCTACAATCTCATCGGTTTTGGTACTACCTATACTGGCCACCAGCGCTCCTTTTCGCCCCTTAGCCGCCTTATTCGTTAAAAACGTGTACAATTCGCCTTTGCTCACACTCAGCTCATCCAAACTTAATTTCTTACCGATATTTTCCGGAAATACCAGATACTCCGAGGCGTGTTTGCGAGCCGGCCAGTCCTCATAACCACTGACATCCTTGTATTCCCGATAGACCAGATGATAGTTCACTCGGTAAAGGCCGGCTATCGTTTTAATCGATTCGGTTCGCGTTTCGATGAGTACCTTTTAAAAAAAGCCGAGAACTCACTGGTGATTTTCCGGCTGCCGAGAAGGTGGCTGTAGTCATTGTATATTATACGGTTAGGGTCTTTCTTATGGCGCCAACGCCTGCGCTTGATACTCAGATATACGTTCTTGTTTCGAATCGGAAAGTCGATGAGCTTCTTTGGCTCGGTAAACCCCTTGCTCTCATACTCGGCAGGATCATAGCTTTCCGGCAGCTGATTCTTCTCGGCCAAGTGAATGTGAATATATTTTTCATCCTGACCCTCGGTTCCCTGCTCGATCTTCTCTATATCAAAATGATCCAGCATTCCTTCCGGTAATATGAGTTCGGCTATTTGTTTTTCCATGCTCAAGTATACTGCTTTTCCTGCTCACTCCCCAAGATTTGCAATTGACCCAAGATGAAGTGGACCTGCTTACGGGAAGGCACTATGCTGATCCCGGAGATAATGAGCACTGGCTTGCCATGCGGGAGTATGCCGACGAACATGATCTGTCCGAGGAATCCCATTTCAGACATATGACCACACAGATGGATATGGACAGCTATCTGGACTATTATGCCTCCCAAATCTTCTATGCCAACAATGACTGGCCCCACAATAATATCGACTATTTCCGCAAGCGGGTTTCTTACGATTCCACTGCCGAACCGGGTCATGACGGTCGCTGGCGCTGGATGATGAGAGACCTTGACCGCTCCTTCAATCTCAGTACCCAGGATGATTTTGACATGATTGAATGGGTCACTTTGAAAGAAGATGGCAGATATGGCGAAGAATGGCCCAATCTGCTGCTCCGCAATCTGCTGGAAAATGACCAGTTCAGGATATCCTTCATCAACCGTATTGCCGATCTTCTCAACACAACATTTCAAAAAGATCGCCTTACTTCCGCTATTGACAAACAAAAAGCCATCATCGGCACGGAAATTGAAAACCAGGTGCTCAGATGGCAGAAACAAGGCTCAAAACAAGGGTGGATGGCGCATTCTGCCGGTGTCAATGCCATGTACCGCTTTGTTGAAAACCGTGAAGGCCATCTTCGTGAACATGTCCGCAAACATTTTGACATCGAATCCGATGTGAACCTGACGCTTGATGTTTCGGATCCTTCCGGAGGTTACATTGCTGTCCATAACACGGACATCAAGAGCAGCACCCCCGGTGTTGAAAACAATCCATGGCCATGGTCCGGCAGCTATTTTCAGGATGTCCCTGTAACAATGAAGGCAAAAACATGGCCGGGTTATACCTTCTCACACTGGGAAATTGCGGATTCCACAGCCCATGAAGAAACCATTACCCTGCCGATGTATTCTGACACTTCAATCAAAGCTGTCTTTCAAGAAGATGACAAAGAATTATTCCCCGAACCGGTAGTTTTAGCGGATACCGATTTTACGTTCGATTACTGGCCGGCAGATACCACCTCAGGCCATTTCCCCGATCATATGGCTTTTGTATATATGGATGAGCCGGAACCACATGAGTATGCCGGGATATCCGGTTACACAGATGGAGATTATGATCTTGAGGACAGAACACGCATCAATGGTCTTGGAAATGACGGTTTTGCCTTTATCAACACCAGCAATCCCGATGGTAATCCGGGATATCCCGGAACACGGCTTGGAGGGGCATTGCTGGCCCTTGACACCAGGACCAGCGACCCTGTTTCCGTAACATTTCAGGCCGGAACCGTGCGTCCAAATTCCCGCGTGTACAATCTGAGACTGCAATATCGTCTTGGGGATGACGGTGAGTTCCGCGATGTAACAGACGGGGACGGGGAACCGGTTGAGTACCTGAGAAACGAAGAGGCCGGACACAATCAAACCATTGGCCCTGTCAAACTTCCGGAAGAACTAATGGACAAGGCCTATGTCCAGCTCTTATGGCGATATTATTACAGTGGGACCCGGCTCGATGCTGACAGCGGTCAGCGTTCGAAACTCAATATTTCCAAAATAACCGTGGTGACGGAAGAGCCGGATGAAGACGAAAATGGCGAAAATGGCGAAAATGGCGACAATGACGACAAGAATGGACAATTGCCGGAAAAACTCACATTGAAGCAGAACTATCCAAACCCTTTTAATTCACAGACAAATATTGCGTTCGAACTTCCGGATGCAAGTCACGTAATGCTTCAGATTTTTGATGTAACTGGACAATTGATGATGACTTTACGACAGAGATCATATGAAGCAGGCACACACACCGTGCAATTTGATCCCGGCAATATATCAAGCGGCGTTTATATTTATCGTCTTCAAACAGACTTTGGAACCGAATACAAGAAAATGACTATTCTGAGGTAGCAAGAATCAGGCAGAATAAGGTTCCTGTAACCTGATCAGCGCCATCCAGCTATATTTTTTTGTAAACGGCAGCGATTTGATTATCAGACTGTCAAAACTGTTCAGGAGTTGAAAACTGAGAGAATGTAACCTGTTTCCCGGTATAAATGCCGAAAGTATGCTGGTAATATGCTGAAAGTCAGTATTTACATTTCCAAAATAGCGTTGGGACACTTCAATATCGGACATTAACAAGGGATGTTCATCATCACTGCGCATTTTCGGCGTCAGGCGCCGGTACAAATTAATAAACGGGTTGTGACCAAGGGGTTCGATAAAGACTGCGAGTCCCCCTGGTTTGAGAACTCTGGATACTTCTTTGAATGCCGATTCGGTATTAAGGTGGTGAATGATTCCTTTGCCGCAAACCACATCAAAATAGTTGTCGTCATACTCCATTGATTCCGCATTCATCACGCTCAGGTGAGTATTGCTGTATGGTTTCCCCAGCCGTTCCCGGGCCTGACTGATGGCCACATCCGAAATATCAATACCATGGCACTCGGCAGCTATGTCAACCCAGTGCGGAGTGTTGATATTCGGCCCGCATCCGATTTCCAGCACCTTGCTTCCCTCAGCACGCTCTTTTACAAGCTTCATGTAACGTTTATCAAACTCTGCCTTGAGCCTGCTATACTTTTTGGCAGCTGCCCTGGAGTCTGATTTAGAAGAATAGAGGTCATCATGGAATGCTTTTTCTCTTTTCAGTACTTCATCTTGTGTTTCACGTTGATTCATGCCTTTAAATTATGTAGTTACGTATCGATTTATTTTGGCTTCCATTTATTGCCTGTACACAGAATACAAGATTACTGAGAGAATAAATAAAGCTCCGAAATATGAATTAATTATACATACCGCTCGGCTTTTTTTGCAAGTAAATAATACCAGAGTATCAGATAGGTGCTGAACACAACCCCAACTGTTGCATAAAGAGTCAACGCAATCCAGACACCGTCCATGTAGATTCCGGCAGAAAGCGCCAGCAGACGGAACATGAGGTAAACAACATCAATAAGAAACGCTTTTTTTTGCCTGCCCAGCAGAAGCGGAATAAAATTGAGCGGGGTAACTAAAAAAACCAGAAATACAAACGGGGTTAATATACGCACAAAATAACCGGTCATTTCCCATCCCGGACCGAGGAACCAGGAAAACAGGGGCGGACTGACCAAAAACAACAATAAAAATGGCAGAATTCCGATTGCAGTAAGCAGCAGCAAGGTACTTTTAATAAACGGAATAAGCTGCTCCTGGTTGCCGTATTTTTCTGAAATTCGCTGGCTGAAAACCTGGTAGGCAGCCTTTCCGACAACCTGAACCGGTGAATAAAGTGCCCGGTGTGCCATCGCGTAAAAACCGGCAATAGCTTCGGAAAACCACGTGTTGAAAAGCAGGACCGGAAAGTTATTTGATACCGATGTAGTCAATGCATGAGGGGTATTGTAAACCGGAAAATCTCGATAGCGTCTGGCCATAGCGACCATGCGCCGGGGCGTTACACCCGCAGTGATAGACGATCCCATTTTTTGACGTTTCCACAGCAGAAAAATCATCCCCAGAAAATCACCTGCAAATTTCCCGATAACCAGTCCGGCCTGCTGCATCTGCAAAAAGCCCATACCAATCTGCGAAGCAGCGGTTGCCGAGGAAGCTGTGATCTTGCCTGTTGCAATAAATCCGTACTTTTTTTGCCTGTTCAGGCTGAAAGTCAGAATCATGAACATACTGTAAAAAACAACCGAAGCAGGCAGAAAAAAGATCAGAAGACCAATTGCCTCTATGTTAAGTATTTCTGCAATGGGTCTGTGAAACAGAGCAAGCAAAGACAAAAGTACAACCCCGCTTGTCATTGTCAGTGAGATCGAAAGAATAGTGATATTATTGGCTGCAGACAGGCTTTTAGGAATCAATGTTGCATATTCATACCTGAAAGAAGCAACACAATAACAAATCATTACCATTGACAGAAAAGTTGCATATACACCCATCTCCTCAGGTGTATAAATTCTGGTCAGCACCGGTAAAACTGCAATACCTAGCAGGTGGGCAAATCCGGTCCCCGACATCATTTTGCCAAGGTTTTTTACAAAACCGCTTAAAAGTACCTGATTTTTAAAATTTGAATAATTCCAAGACATAGTGCGGAAAATATGTAGAAATGGCCATATTACCACACCAAATGTACTCTTTCACTATATGATGATCCGTGTTATGAATCGCCAGATTTTTCCCTGGTTTTAACCTCCTTTACACTTTCATTGTGCACAACGACCGGGTACCTGTATGTGCAGAATCAAAACAGACCGCCTCACCGTAGCGATCCCACCTTGGATGAAGGTCACATCGCCAGTTATGATATGGATTTGAAGATTGGAACTTCCTGGGATGAATCAGATATGCCAGCTTTTCCAGCTCTTCTTTTTCCATATCATATTTTAAAAGTGATATACGGCGAGTCCGGTCAGGGTAGGTATCTGTGATAACGAAACGTTCATCCGGCGAAACAGATGGATGTCCGTCAGAAAGCAGTACATCAGGGCCGATAATTTTAAAAGAACCTGTCTGATCAGTAAACAGGTAATAGGCATCACGATTATTCACCCGGCAATATGCCAGAATTTCCTCGTTGTTTCTCCATGCTACATGCGATACCATGTCTCTGGCCGGGAAGATATGCAGGTCTTTTCCCTGAATGTCCATGGATATCAGTCTGGAGTACCTGTTACGCACGTCTCCTTTAAACCATCGATGCATAAAAGTAAAACGATTTCCGGAAGGGGAAAACAGAGCATGACTCACGAAGTGTTTTGCTCCATTCATCGATTCCTCAGGCGCCAATTCCACAAGACCGGCAATGCTCACCAGCTGGTCAATTTTCCCGGAATCAAGATTGATACGATATATACCCGATTCAGATGTGACAGGATTATTGAGATCAGGTTCATCAGTTTCATAAGGGTAGCCGTATCCCGGCATACACTTCTGCACTCTGGCAAAGCTGTAGCCAATGCCGTATTGGCCGTCGCCGCTAATTGAGCTTATGGCTTCCGGCAAATCCCGAAGCGTCCCAGTATCAATACAGTAGATCCGAGAAATTGTTTTACCATGTGCAAAGTCATTGAACACTAACTGATTCAAGTTTCCTCGCCACTGCAGTTTGCATCCCTGGTGCCAGTTCCATGCACGGCTCTTGCACAAGGGGGTAAAAGTTTCCCAGTTTGAACCCGAAAAATAGCCGACCTCAACAGATTCTCCCTTTTCCGGCATA contains these protein-coding regions:
- a CDS encoding CotH kinase family protein, coding for MIKKLLLSLLFLLACLVSAQASTPTVAINEVMASNGSTVFDEDGDAEDWIELYNYGDEPVDLQWFGLSDDYENPYRWIFPDVTIDPGEFLLIWASGKDRTDPDQPLHTNFAIASAGEEVLLTSVDGERIDELQPLKLPTDLSVGRKPDGVGDWYFFEDPTPGLPNTTEGYQQVLTEPVFSKPPGHHTGSIELDLTHPDDHVTIYYTTDGSRPDSDSDVWEGPKTLQDRTSEPNDISMIRTTNSDTRSEGWNEPGGPVPKAHTIRAIAKRDGHLPSAVNTHSFFIDENGSVSHGLPVFSLVTDPEHLFDHETGIYVPGADGESGEVHHGNFENRGHDWERKTSLEFFETDGKRVLATDMGLRIHGGWSRRNAQKSVRIYARNEYGDNRFYYSFFPDLPYNQYNRLILRNSGNDWAYSLFRDGLAQTLISHLNFDTQEYRPSVVYINGEYWGIHNIRERYDQHYLKRVYGLQEDEGSVAFSGEKPVLGINF
- a CDS encoding class I SAM-dependent methyltransferase, which encodes MNQRETQDEVLKREKAFHDDLYSSKSDSRAAAKKYSRLKAEFDKRYMKLVKERAEGSKVLEIGCGPNINTPHWVDIAAECHGIDISDVAISQARERLGKPYSNTHLSVMNAESMEYDDNYFDVVCGKGIIHHLNTESAFKEVSRVLKPGGLAVFIEPLGHNPFINLYRRLTPKMRSDDEHPLLMSDIEVSQRYFGNVNTDFQHITSILSAFIPGNRLHSLSFQLLNSFDSLIIKSLPFTKKYSWMALIRLQEPYSA
- a CDS encoding lipopolysaccharide biosynthesis protein, whose product is MSWNYSNFKNQVLLSGFVKNLGKMMSGTGFAHLLGIAVLPVLTRIYTPEEMGVYATFLSMVMICYCVASFRYEYATLIPKSLSAANNITILSISLTMTSGVVLLSLLALFHRPIAEILNIEAIGLLIFFLPASVVFYSMFMILTFSLNRQKKYGFIATGKITASSATAASQIGMGFLQMQQAGLVIGKFAGDFLGMIFLLWKRQKMGSSITAGVTPRRMVAMARRYRDFPVYNTPHALTTSVSNNFPVLLFNTWFSEAIAGFYAMAHRALYSPVQVVGKAAYQVFSQRISEKYGNQEQLIPFIKSTLLLLTAIGILPFLLLFLVSPPLFSWFLGPGWEMTGYFVRILTPFVFLVFLVTPLNFIPLLLGRQKKAFLIDVVYLMFRLLALSAGIYMDGVWIALTLYATVGVVFSTYLILWYYLLAKKAERYV
- a CDS encoding CotH kinase family protein gives rise to the protein MQLTQDEVDLLTGRHYADPGDNEHWLAMREYADEHDLSEESHFRHMTTQMDMDSYLDYYASQIFYANNDWPHNNIDYFRKRVSYDSTAEPGHDGRWRWMMRDLDRSFNLSTQDDFDMIEWVTLKEDGRYGEEWPNLLLRNLLENDQFRISFINRIADLLNTTFQKDRLTSAIDKQKAIIGTEIENQVLRWQKQGSKQGWMAHSAGVNAMYRFVENREGHLREHVRKHFDIESDVNLTLDVSDPSGGYIAVHNTDIKSSTPGVENNPWPWSGSYFQDVPVTMKAKTWPGYTFSHWEIADSTAHEETITLPMYSDTSIKAVFQEDDKELFPEPVVLADTDFTFDYWPADTTSGHFPDHMAFVYMDEPEPHEYAGISGYTDGDYDLEDRTRINGLGNDGFAFINTSNPDGNPGYPGTRLGGALLALDTRTSDPVSVTFQAGTVRPNSRVYNLRLQYRLGDDGEFRDVTDGDGEPVEYLRNEEAGHNQTIGPVKLPEELMDKAYVQLLWRYYYSGTRLDADSGQRSKLNISKITVVTEEPDEDENGENGENGDNDDKNGQLPEKLTLKQNYPNPFNSQTNIAFELPDASHVMLQIFDVTGQLMMTLRQRSYEAGTHTVQFDPGNISSGVYIYRLQTDFGTEYKKMTILR
- a CDS encoding transposase, encoding MNYHLVYREYKDVSGYEDWPARKHASEYLVFPENIGKKLSLDELSVSKGELYTFLTNKAAKGRKGALVASIGSTKTDEIVAQISRIPQHKRMQVQEVTLDMAENMAGAVRELFPNADLVIDRFHVEKLGHEVLQHLRVKLRWEAIEAENEAIKEAKKQGESYRPEVFHNGDTRKQLLARSRYALFKHSGKWTLNQQMRMKILFEQYPELKQAHDHRLKLNQIYKKQQNRIHGKEQLQQWIAQSKKHKIKGFRRMAYTIEHYLENIANFFLNRSTNASAESFNAKVKQFRAIQRGVTDAEFFLFRLSKIYA